In Sporosarcina psychrophila, a genomic segment contains:
- the ptsG gene encoding glucose-specific PTS transporter subunit IIBC — protein MFKKTFGVLQKVGQALMLPVALLPAAGLLLGIGNAAQQETMLNYLPFLSADWIQLTATVMEDAGGIIFDNLPLIFAIGVAIGLAKDGAAALAALVGYLVLNQVMSSWLGITPDMLADNPAYALVFGIPTLQTGVFGGIIVGLIAAFCYNKFHDIEMPSFLGFFAGKRFVPIATAGAAFVAGLLLIVIWPTVQAGMNSASLWLLDEGTYIAVFFFGFIKRLLIPFGLHHIFHAPFWYEFGTYTTAAGSVVRGDMTIFFAQLKDGVQLTAGNFMGGEFPIMMFGLPAAALAMYHAARPEKKKLVAGLLASGALTSFLTGITEPLEFSFLFLSPILFLLHAVLDGLSFVLMTFLEVHIGYTFSGGAIDFFLFGILPGKESWWIAVLLGLVFAVIYYFLFRFMISKFNLMTPGREADDEDTEEAKTGPKGNTDLAYNILEAMGGQKNISQLDACITRLRVSVIDVQAVNKKDLKKLGAAGVLEVGNNIQAIFGPRSEIIKGQIQDVISGKRPRTEVVEQPVQTVSKVTTNQTTDVFISPIQGEIKPLSEVPDAVFAEKMMGDGFAIVPSEGIVVSPVDGTIVTFFPTKHALGIQADSGREILIHVGIDTVKLDGKGFEALVAQGDQVKKGQPLLRFDVDYIKEHATSIITPIIFTNLFEGESVVINKSGTVELEEDNIVTIEK, from the coding sequence GTGTTTAAAAAAACTTTTGGTGTTTTACAAAAAGTTGGACAAGCTTTAATGCTTCCAGTAGCCCTACTTCCAGCAGCAGGTTTATTGCTTGGTATAGGTAATGCTGCCCAGCAAGAAACAATGCTTAACTATCTGCCATTTTTATCAGCAGATTGGATCCAGTTGACAGCAACAGTAATGGAAGATGCGGGGGGAATTATTTTTGATAACTTACCGCTTATCTTTGCAATTGGTGTCGCGATTGGGTTAGCAAAAGACGGCGCTGCAGCACTTGCGGCACTTGTTGGTTACCTCGTATTGAATCAAGTAATGAGTTCATGGCTCGGGATTACACCAGACATGCTTGCTGATAATCCAGCCTATGCACTCGTTTTCGGAATTCCAACGTTACAAACCGGAGTTTTCGGCGGGATTATTGTAGGTTTGATAGCAGCGTTTTGTTACAACAAGTTTCATGATATTGAAATGCCTTCTTTCCTTGGGTTCTTTGCAGGGAAAAGGTTCGTTCCAATTGCTACAGCTGGTGCGGCTTTCGTAGCTGGATTACTATTGATTGTTATTTGGCCAACAGTTCAAGCCGGAATGAATAGTGCATCACTTTGGTTACTCGATGAAGGTACATATATCGCCGTATTCTTCTTTGGATTTATCAAACGTTTGCTAATACCGTTTGGATTGCACCATATTTTCCATGCACCATTCTGGTATGAATTTGGTACATATACGACGGCGGCTGGTTCAGTTGTTCGTGGTGATATGACAATCTTCTTTGCACAATTAAAAGATGGTGTACAACTTACAGCTGGTAACTTCATGGGTGGAGAATTCCCAATTATGATGTTTGGTTTGCCGGCAGCAGCGCTCGCGATGTATCATGCAGCGCGACCAGAAAAGAAAAAATTAGTTGCAGGACTATTAGCATCAGGTGCTTTAACATCATTCTTAACGGGGATAACCGAACCACTTGAATTTTCATTTTTATTCCTGTCGCCTATACTTTTCTTACTCCATGCTGTTTTAGATGGTTTATCATTTGTATTGATGACATTTTTGGAAGTTCATATCGGTTACACCTTCTCAGGTGGAGCTATTGACTTCTTCCTCTTCGGTATTTTACCGGGCAAAGAGTCATGGTGGATTGCCGTATTACTCGGCCTTGTTTTTGCAGTGATCTATTACTTCTTGTTCCGCTTTATGATTAGTAAGTTTAATCTAATGACACCGGGACGTGAAGCAGATGATGAAGATACAGAAGAAGCGAAAACTGGTCCAAAGGGCAACACTGATCTTGCTTACAATATTCTTGAAGCAATGGGTGGTCAAAAGAATATCAGCCAGTTAGATGCTTGTATTACAAGGCTTCGTGTATCTGTTATCGATGTTCAAGCCGTTAACAAAAAAGACTTGAAAAAGTTAGGTGCGGCGGGCGTACTTGAAGTTGGTAATAACATTCAAGCAATATTCGGCCCACGTTCTGAAATTATTAAAGGCCAAATTCAAGATGTAATCAGTGGAAAACGACCTCGTACTGAGGTGGTTGAACAACCTGTCCAAACTGTAAGTAAAGTTACAACGAATCAAACGACAGATGTATTTATTTCACCGATACAAGGCGAGATTAAGCCGCTTTCAGAAGTACCTGATGCTGTGTTTGCAGAAAAAATGATGGGCGACGGTTTTGCGATTGTGCCATCTGAAGGTATTGTTGTTTCACCAGTAGATGGGACAATCGTTACTTTCTTCCCGACAAAACATGCATTAGGAATTCAAGCTGATTCAGGAAGAGAAATTTTAATTCATGTTGGAATTGATACGGTCAAATTAGATGGTAAAGGTTTCGAAGCTTTAGTTGCACAAGGTGATCAAGTTAAAAAAGGACAACCTTTGTTGAGATTCGATGTTGATTATATTAAGGAGCATGCGACTTCAATCATTACTCCGATTATCTTCACTAATCTATTTGAGGGTGAATCAGTCGTTATTAATAAGTCAGGTACTGTTGAATTAGAAGAAGACAACATTGTGACGATTGAAAAGTAA
- a CDS encoding DEAD/DEAH box helicase yields MTFQDYNLSKEITRALDGLGYSSPTEVQEKVIPAALTKNDLVVKSQTGSGKTAAFGIPICEMVDWDENKPQALILTPTRELADQVKEDITNIGRFKRIKAAAVYGKSPYAYQKEELKQKCHVVVGTPGRVFDHIERGSLVLDRIEYLVLDEADEMLNMGFIDQVESIINKLPKNRTTMLFSATLPEKIGKLSSKYMKNPKNIEIASTVTLTDQIDHSLIIVRDPQKFDLLRDVTVVENPDSCIIFCRTKDQVDSVTEQLEKLHYTCDKLHGGMMQEDRFSVMDEFKRGEFRYLVATDVAARGIDIDSITHVINYDLPVETESYVHRVGRTGRAGKRGKAISFVTPNENHFLDEIEAYIGFEIQQRNAPSKQAVVVAMGAFTEKIESLPELKKNKNELVNKDIMKLYFNGGKKKKLRAVDFVGTITNIPGVSAEDIGIIKIQDTVTYIDILNGKGKLVLNEMKTTTVKGKLLKVHKANK; encoded by the coding sequence ATGACATTTCAGGATTACAACTTAAGCAAGGAGATTACACGGGCGCTAGACGGGCTTGGGTATTCTTCACCAACAGAAGTGCAGGAGAAAGTAATTCCTGCGGCACTTACTAAAAACGATTTAGTTGTCAAATCACAGACGGGTAGCGGGAAGACTGCGGCTTTTGGAATTCCCATCTGTGAAATGGTTGACTGGGACGAGAACAAACCACAGGCGCTAATTTTAACACCGACGCGTGAACTCGCAGATCAGGTCAAAGAAGACATTACAAACATTGGCCGTTTTAAGCGTATTAAAGCTGCCGCTGTTTACGGGAAATCACCATATGCCTATCAAAAAGAAGAACTAAAGCAAAAATGCCACGTAGTTGTCGGGACACCAGGGCGTGTATTCGATCATATTGAGCGAGGTTCACTTGTGCTTGATCGAATTGAATATCTGGTGCTAGATGAAGCTGATGAAATGCTAAATATGGGCTTTATTGACCAAGTCGAATCGATTATTAATAAATTACCGAAAAATAGAACGACTATGCTTTTCTCAGCAACACTTCCAGAAAAGATAGGCAAACTAAGCAGTAAATATATGAAGAACCCGAAAAATATTGAGATAGCTTCTACTGTTACATTGACGGATCAAATTGACCACTCACTCATTATCGTAAGGGACCCACAGAAATTTGACCTGCTGCGTGATGTGACCGTTGTTGAAAATCCAGATAGCTGCATCATTTTTTGCCGGACAAAAGATCAAGTGGATAGTGTTACTGAACAGCTTGAAAAACTCCACTATACTTGCGACAAACTCCATGGCGGCATGATGCAGGAAGACCGTTTCTCTGTCATGGATGAATTCAAGCGCGGCGAATTCCGTTACCTAGTTGCCACAGATGTTGCTGCACGTGGTATTGATATCGACAGCATTACGCATGTAATTAACTATGATCTCCCTGTGGAAACTGAAAGCTATGTGCATAGAGTAGGGAGAACTGGACGGGCTGGTAAGAGAGGGAAAGCGATTTCTTTCGTTACGCCTAATGAAAATCACTTCCTTGATGAGATTGAAGCGTACATTGGATTTGAAATTCAACAACGCAATGCTCCATCCAAACAGGCAGTTGTAGTAGCAATGGGCGCATTTACAGAGAAAATAGAAAGCCTTCCTGAATTGAAAAAGAACAAAAATGAACTAGTAAATAAAGATATTATGAAGCTCTATTTTAACGGTGGTAAAAAGAAAAAGCTTCGCGCGGTTGACTTTGTCGGTACAATTACAAATATTCCTGGCGTATCTGCAGAAGACATCGGAATCATTAAAATCCAGGACACTGTGACCTATATTGATATACTGAATGGCAAAGGTAAGTTGGTGTTGAATGAAATGAAAACGACAACAGTTAAAGGGAAGTTATTGAAAGTGCATAAAGCGAATAAATAA
- a CDS encoding phosphatidylserine decarboxylase has product MKKALFKSFVELTGNPVSSALLKSFTSSRFSRPFIQPFSNAYRINNDEMEHPISHYKSLQALFTRQLKEGIRQVDPSPNALTSPVDGVASGVGKIATDQSFLIKGHQYKINEIMGTSEKAAAYKDGTYYIFYLSPSHYHHFHYPVTGSLVSRYALGGVSYPVNSLGLRLGQSPFSTNHRLISEVMTDFGKVAIIKVGALNVNSIQLHNSSKECIKGNDFGYFSFGSTVILFIENNPDFIPTIELNSEVQVGQAVGKWT; this is encoded by the coding sequence ATGAAAAAAGCACTCTTTAAATCTTTTGTTGAGCTCACGGGGAATCCAGTTTCTTCTGCTCTCTTAAAATCATTTACAAGTTCACGATTTAGCCGGCCGTTCATTCAGCCATTCAGCAATGCTTATCGCATTAATAATGACGAAATGGAACACCCAATCTCACACTATAAAAGTCTACAAGCCCTCTTCACACGCCAGCTAAAAGAAGGTATTCGTCAAGTGGATCCTTCGCCAAATGCCCTCACTTCACCAGTGGATGGTGTTGCAAGTGGAGTTGGGAAAATAGCTACCGACCAATCTTTTCTGATAAAAGGCCATCAGTATAAGATAAACGAAATTATGGGTACCTCTGAAAAAGCAGCTGCTTATAAAGATGGCACGTATTATATCTTTTACCTGTCACCTAGCCATTATCATCACTTCCACTATCCTGTTACAGGAAGTTTGGTTTCACGCTACGCTCTTGGCGGCGTTTCTTATCCAGTGAATAGTTTAGGATTACGTCTTGGACAGAGCCCCTTCTCCACGAATCATCGCCTCATTTCAGAAGTAATGACAGATTTCGGAAAAGTGGCCATAATAAAAGTTGGAGCTTTAAATGTGAATAGCATACAGCTTCACAATTCATCAAAAGAATGCATTAAAGGAAATGATTTTGGTTATTTCAGTTTTGGATCTACAGTTATTCTGTTTATAGAAAATAATCCGGACTTCATTCCGACTATTGAGTTGAACAGTGAAGTGCAAGTGGGACAAGCAGTTGGTAAATGGACTTAG
- the pssA gene encoding CDP-diacylglycerol--serine O-phosphatidyltransferase, producing the protein MISPDYVEQSKVKAQLANAITLMNLCFGVIAIILIIKGLGHMSLLFIFLAALFDRFDGMVARHYNAESLFGKELDSLCDLVSFGLAPALLIYETTLYSTPWLGIIATVFYVLAGAVRLARYNASEFDGAFYGVPITVAGVVMTLSFFLVPYVGPLFFVILMLIMSVLMISNIRIAKV; encoded by the coding sequence ATGATTTCACCTGATTATGTTGAACAATCCAAAGTGAAAGCGCAGTTAGCAAATGCAATTACATTGATGAACTTATGTTTCGGCGTTATTGCTATTATTCTTATTATAAAAGGCTTAGGTCATATGAGTTTACTTTTCATCTTCCTTGCCGCATTATTTGATCGTTTCGATGGAATGGTCGCGAGACATTATAATGCAGAATCGCTTTTTGGTAAAGAACTTGATTCATTATGTGATTTAGTTTCATTCGGATTAGCACCCGCATTATTGATTTACGAAACAACACTTTATTCGACGCCTTGGCTTGGAATCATTGCTACCGTTTTTTATGTCTTAGCCGGTGCAGTTCGTCTCGCTCGTTACAATGCATCTGAATTTGATGGTGCATTTTATGGTGTTCCTATTACGGTAGCAGGGGTTGTCATGACACTAAGCTTTTTCCTTGTTCCATATGTGGGTCCATTATTTTTCGTTATATTGATGTTGATTATGTCAGTATTGATGATTAGCAACATTCGTATTGCGAAAGTGTAA